The nucleotide sequence AGCACGGTGAAGTCCTGCCGCAGCGTGCTCAGCCACCTCGCCGCGTCGTCGGGATCCTCGGCGCCGGTGCGGAACTCGGTCTCGGACTCCCCGACGGGCTGCAGGTGCCCTGCCAGGCGGGGCATGGTCGCCACGACCTCGCCGAGCGGTGCGTGGATCAGCACGACGACCTGATGCCGCCAGGCGGTGGGCGGCGTGGGCTCGTCGAGACGCGCCAGCACTTCATTCAGGCCGGGACGCGGCGTGCAGTGCCGCAGGAGGATCTCCGGCTCGCTCAGCCGGTCGAAGCTGAAGGTGCGCCAGTCCTCCCGTGCGGGGTCGTAGGCCACCAGCATCCATCTCCCTCGCACCGGCACCAGCCAGTGCGGCTCCACGCGCCTGTCCGTGCGCTGGCCGTGACGATCCGTGTAGGCGAAGCCGAGCATGAGCCGCTGCTGGATGGCATCCATGCAGTGCAGCAGTGACTTCGGGTCGATGGCAGCGGCATCGGCGGTGCGGTGGGGGATCCCTGCCTCGGAGGCTTCGCTGAGCCCCCGCAGTCGGCGCCTCACCCGAGGAGGCACGATCTCCTGGAGAAGGTGCAGCGCCTGCAGAGCCGCGTCCGCATGTGCTCCTCCGGCTGCGGCGGCGTCGGTCAGGGCGAGCGCGACGGCCACGGCCTGGTCCAGGTCGAGCGCCAGCGGAGGCAGCAGGCCGCCTTGACCCAGGTGGTATCCGCCGTAGAGGCCGCCGCCGGAGTTCACGGTGTAGCCCAGCTCGCGCAGCCGGGCGATGTCGCGGCGCACCGTCCGGGGAGTCACCCCGAGCTCGGCGGCGAGCTCGTCCACCTGCCAGGAGCGGCGCACCTGCAGAAGCCTGAGCAGGGAGAGGGCTCGGGAGGTGGGATCGGTCACCTGCTCATCATCGCTCATCCCGAGGACAGGATCTGTCCTCGGTGTAAGCAACAGTGTGCTCAACGCCCGGATCCACCGGGCCATGAGCTCTCCTGGAGGACACCACCATGGGATTCCTGACCCCGAGCGCCGTCGGCGAGCACGACGTCCTGCGCACCTACGCGCTGCAGCAGCTCGCCCAGATGCGCACCACCGTCCATGACCTGAGCGATGAGCAGGCCCATGCCGCACCCAACGCCTCGGTCCTGAACCTCACCGGCCTGCTGCTGCACACCTCGGCCGTGGGGGTGTACTGGTCCGCGCTCGCGGCTGCGGCGCCCGGGGCGCCCGTCCTTCCGGAGGATCTGTCGGAGGACCCGTCCTTGGACTCACTCATCGCAGACGCCCGGCCCCTGAGCGAGGTCCTGGAGCAGTTCGACCGTCACGTGGCCCTCACCGCGCAGAACCTCGACGAGGCCGCCGAGCTGGATGCGCTCGTGCCCGTCCCGACCTCGCCCTGGATCCCCGAGGACGTCACGCACTGGGAGGTGCGGTGGTGCCTGGCTCACATCGCGGCCGAGGTCGCCCGTCATGCGGGGCACGCGGACCTTCTCCGGGAGACGCTGGACGGGAGGGGCTCCTTCGAGCTCAATGATGCGGCCGACGGGGAGGCCTGAGGCGCGAGCACCCCATCCTCGCCCTGGGAACTGATGTTCCCATGAGCGTCATATTCGTCTTGTGCTGTCGTACACCTCTTCTAGTTTCGAAGCATCGATCGGACGGCGATCGGGACAGGCGGGACGCGGGAGAGCGGAGGACATCATGGGGCTGCTGACGCAGGGCGTGGAGGTCGAGTGCGGG is from Kocuria palustris and encodes:
- a CDS encoding WYL domain-containing protein translates to MTDPTSRALSLLRLLQVRRSWQVDELAAELGVTPRTVRRDIARLRELGYTVNSGGGLYGGYHLGQGGLLPPLALDLDQAVAVALALTDAAAAGGAHADAALQALHLLQEIVPPRVRRRLRGLSEASEAGIPHRTADAAAIDPKSLLHCMDAIQQRLMLGFAYTDRHGQRTDRRVEPHWLVPVRGRWMLVAYDPAREDWRTFSFDRLSEPEILLRHCTPRPGLNEVLARLDEPTPPTAWRHQVVVLIHAPLGEVVATMPRLAGHLQPVGESETEFRTGAEDPDDAARWLSTLRQDFTVLGDEEVHQAMRRLSDRLGRSVADSTG
- a CDS encoding DUF664 domain-containing protein: MGFLTPSAVGEHDVLRTYALQQLAQMRTTVHDLSDEQAHAAPNASVLNLTGLLLHTSAVGVYWSALAAAAPGAPVLPEDLSEDPSLDSLIADARPLSEVLEQFDRHVALTAQNLDEAAELDALVPVPTSPWIPEDVTHWEVRWCLAHIAAEVARHAGHADLLRETLDGRGSFELNDAADGEA